The proteins below are encoded in one region of Clostridium fermenticellae:
- the rnpA gene encoding ribonuclease P protein component: protein MNNSKLRKNSEFRVVYRRGKSFSNHLLVLYVYRNKKNINRLGISVSKKVGKSVVRNRTKRLIKESYRLNKDCLSQNNDLVFIARIAARGKSYRDIDDALKNLLKKAGLYN from the coding sequence ATGAACAATAGTAAATTAAGAAAGAATTCAGAATTTAGGGTTGTATATAGAAGAGGAAAATCGTTTTCCAATCATTTACTAGTTCTATACGTTTATAGAAATAAAAAGAATATTAATAGACTTGGAATATCTGTAAGTAAAAAAGTAGGTAAAAGTGTAGTTAGAAATAGGACTAAAAGATTAATTAAGGAAAGTTACAGGCTTAATAAAGATTGTTTATCACAAAATAATGATTTAGTTTTTATAGCACGAATTGCTGCAAGAGGAAAAAGCTATAGAGATATTGATGATGCCCTTAAAAATCTTTTAAAAAAGGCAGGTCTGTATAATTAG
- the rpmH gene encoding 50S ribosomal protein L34 yields the protein MWMTYQPKKKQRKVEHGFRKRMRTLSGRNVIKRRRQKGRKKLTA from the coding sequence ATGTGGATGACTTATCAACCTAAGAAAAAACAAAGAAAAGTTGAACATGGATTTAGAAAAAGAATGAGAACTTTATCTGGTAGAAATGTTATAAAAAGAAGACGACAAAAAGGTAGAAAAAAATTAACAGCATAA